CCTCGTCCAGCTCATAGCGCAAGGCAAAGAGCTGCTTGAGCTCGTAGCTTTTGGCTTGGCTTTGTACTGCGCCCCTAAATTTGCACCACCTCACCGGTCAGTTTAGTCAGGGCTCCCACCCCCTTTCAACAGGCTGTCCACAAAAGCTTCAGGCGTCAGGTACCCCAAGGCCGAGTGCGGACGCTTGCGGTTGTACACCTCAAAGACGAACGCCTCCACCGACGCCCGCGCC
This genomic interval from Meiothermus sp. Pnk-1 contains the following:
- a CDS encoding integrase core domain-containing protein gives rise to the protein ARASVEAFVFEVYNRKRPHSALGYLTPEAFVDSLLKGGGSPD